The sequence CCCCGCATGATGCGGGTAATATCTAACAAATCTTCGATCAGATGGGTTTGCAGTTTGGCATTGCGCTCGATAGTGTCTATAGCAAAGGCTGTTTTTTCAGCGCTTAATTGGCCATGGCGCAGTAGATTAGACCAGCCCAAAATTGGGTTAAGTGGTGTTCGCAACTCGTGGGATAACACGGCCAAGAACTCATCCTTAATCCGGTTAGCTGTTTCCGCCTCCTCTCGAGCCGCCTCGGCCCGTTGCAAATGTTCAGTTCGTTCTTGCTCTCGCTGTGACAACAGGTCAGCCGCAAATTCTAGCGATCGCCCTAGCAAGACAACTTCCCTAATCGAAAGCGGGCTAATCTGCGGGTACTCACCATTGGCTAGAGCAGCCGCAGCCAAAGCAGCCGAGTTAATACTACGAGAAATCTGCCGTGAGAGCAGAAAGGCCCCAATACCACTGACCAAAAGCACAACTATACCAGCGCCCAATACCATCCCCATCGCTTCTTGGGCTGGCTTATGCACCACCTCAATAGGCACAGTAACCGCCACCGTCCAAGGAGAATTACGGATTCGGCTAAAGGCGACGTACACCCTGATGCCTTCTAAATTTTCAGTTTGAAAAACCCCCTCACTAGCCGCTCCAATTTTTTGTAAAAACACGGGAGTGCCCCGCTGTCCGACAAACCGTTCAAGACTGAGCGTGCGGGCTACAACACTCCCTTGTCCATCGACAACAGTACGCGTCCACTCTCCTTCAGCCGGGATCTGTTCATTAATCACATTGACGAGGGAACGGGGAGTAATGACAGCTGTTAAAACGTATTGCAAGCTGCCGTCATAAATAACAGGGACATGTAGAGGAAAAGCAAAGTCTTCCCCCAACGCTCCCTCCACCAGATCACCTAGGACAGGCTGACGGGTGTTAAGTAATCGGGTCAAGTTTTCTGAGTTGTTTTCTGAGGGCAATGGCGTTGTCAAGGGCAAGGTACTGTTGATTAGCTGTTGCCCCTCAGCATCAAGCAAAATTACAGCGGACCAAATTGACTGCGTCTCCGTCAATCGAGTTACTTCGCTGTAAAATGCCTCAAAGTCTCCTTCATAGAGCGGTTCAGATGCCGCTAAGGCTTGTAAAGTACGGGTTGTAGTCGTAAATTCACGCTCGACGGTTGAGGCCAGATTACGGGCTTCGCGCAGCATCCGTCGCTCTGAGGCTTCTTGATCTTGAACCGACAGCTTAAATACAACGGCAATGGCGAATAGTACAACAGGAAGCAAGGTGCCCGCGACGAGCAAGACTAGATACCACCGTAAGGAGAGTACCCGAGCACTAGAATGCTGCGGTTGGGAAGATTTATGGTTGTAAGCAAATCGCTTCATAAACGGGCTAAAGCCCTTTGCCCACCTAGGCTATTGGTCTACTATCTACAGCTTAAGGAATGAGCAACGGGGTGCATCACAGGGAAAAAGCACACTTGAAACCTTCCCTAAGGCGATCAAGCTATTGTCCGCTGATAGGTGCGAGTACAGTCACTATAGCAATTGATGTTTGTCGACTCTTTATTTTCCTCAATTGGGATGTATTTACAGGTCAACCCTAGGATAGATTTTTACTGGCTGACCAGCCTTAGTGCTCCTCCCCAGCGTGTCAAAGACCGAGCTGCGATCGCTTTTTCCCCTAAGTCAAGCCCTACTTTAGCTCAGCAATGCGATCGCGGCCCTAAGGCAACCGCCAAACTCCGCCTGCCAAACCCCACCCAACTGTCGGTGACTAGGAGCCTTGTGCTGAGCTTGACAGGGTCTATTAGCTCAGAAGCAAGCAATACCGCCAACTAAAAACATTTTTAGTTGGCGGTAGTTTTATAGAAAGCACACCTTGCTTATTTTGGAAGCAACGCAATGTATTGCTCCATACTTCTAGTGCAGCCAATGTCATAAACGGCTAAATTGTCGCCAATGCTTTCTATCATATGGATGATGATTTCCCTCTGATTAGGCTGCTATAAATGTCTCAATATTGTTTGATTACAAGCCTTTCCAATGCTAGTCTCCCACTCCTCAGACAACCAAGCTAAGCTAAGCCAAACCTCTGAGGAACTGAGAAGAAATTCTAAAAAAATTATGGAATTATGGGAGAAGCGTGCCCGTGATGAGGTAAGTGCGTCTATTCACCAGGACTCTCTGGCCTTACAAAACTCTTTACCTTTATATTTAGATCAGCTAGCTGACGAACTCTCTAACCAGTCTAAAAAAACATCTCTTCAAACTGAAGATGTCAAGTTAAAAAATACTCAAATCGGCAGAAATCATGGCCACGAGCGAGCCGGTTATGTTGACTACACTATGAGTCAGCTTATCTTGGAATATCACATCTTGCGGCAGGTAATATTTCAGATTTTAGAAAAAGAAACCCCTTTAAGTCCGCGCGCCCGCGACATTATTATTGACTCCATTGAGCAAGCCGTTAATGATGCAGCCACTCAATTTTCAGATACGTTGAGAGACATCCAAGAGATGTTTATGGTAACTCTAACTCACGACCTTAGAGGCCCGGTTAATGTTGTAAAGATGGGCACTCAACTGATTCTCCGTCGGTTTGAGCTAGGCGACACCCACTTAGATATTACGGTGAGAATGATTAGCGCCATTGAGCGGATGGATGCCATGATTCAGAACCTGCTCGATGCCAGTCGGCTAAGAGCCGGACAGGGGTTAAAGCTAGAGTTTGAAGACTGCAAGCTGGATCAGCTGCTTCACGAGGTAATTGAAGATTTAAGCTTTACCCATGGCGATCGCTTTGTGATCGTCTCAGAGTCAAATGTGGTCAGCCGTTGCAGTCGCAAACAAATCCGCAGGGTGATTGAAAATCTAGCGGTTAATGCCATCAAGTATGGCGACTCTGATGCCCCCATTACCCTAACCCTACAAAAAACTAGCGACCATATCCAGCTCGCCATCCACAACCGAGGTAATCCCATTCCTCCAGAGACCCAGGCCATTTTATTTCAGCAGTTTCGTCGTCCCCCCTCGGCAGAGGAAAAAACCGGCTGGGGTCTAGGTTTATTTTTAGCTAAAAATA is a genomic window of Nodosilinea sp. E11 containing:
- a CDS encoding sensor histidine kinase, whose amino-acid sequence is MLPVVLFAIAVVFKLSVQDQEASERRMLREARNLASTVEREFTTTTRTLQALAASEPLYEGDFEAFYSEVTRLTETQSIWSAVILLDAEGQQLINSTLPLTTPLPSENNSENLTRLLNTRQPVLGDLVEGALGEDFAFPLHVPVIYDGSLQYVLTAVITPRSLVNVINEQIPAEGEWTRTVVDGQGSVVARTLSLERFVGQRGTPVFLQKIGAASEGVFQTENLEGIRVYVAFSRIRNSPWTVAVTVPIEVVHKPAQEAMGMVLGAGIVVLLVSGIGAFLLSRQISRSINSAALAAAALANGEYPQISPLSIREVVLLGRSLEFAADLLSQREQERTEHLQRAEAAREEAETANRIKDEFLAVLSHELRTPLNPILGWSNLLRHGQLSAEKTAFAIDTIERNAKLQTHLIEDLLDITRIMRGKVRLNKTSVKLASIVDAALETVRLTAEAKFIHIQADLDRTVGEVFGDPTRLQQVVWNLLSNAVKFTEEKGTIKVNLVQIGNQAQIKVSDTGKGIHPSFLPHVFEYFRQEDGTTTRKFGGLGLGLAIVRHLVELHGGTVQADSPGEGLGATFTVRLPLMNQ
- a CDS encoding HAMP domain-containing sensor histidine kinase; translated protein: MLVSHSSDNQAKLSQTSEELRRNSKKIMELWEKRARDEVSASIHQDSLALQNSLPLYLDQLADELSNQSKKTSLQTEDVKLKNTQIGRNHGHERAGYVDYTMSQLILEYHILRQVIFQILEKETPLSPRARDIIIDSIEQAVNDAATQFSDTLRDIQEMFMVTLTHDLRGPVNVVKMGTQLILRRFELGDTHLDITVRMISAIERMDAMIQNLLDASRLRAGQGLKLEFEDCKLDQLLHEVIEDLSFTHGDRFVIVSESNVVSRCSRKQIRRVIENLAVNAIKYGDSDAPITLTLQKTSDHIQLAIHNRGNPIPPETQAILFQQFRRPPSAEEKTGWGLGLFLAKNIIEAHRGTIEIDSCEAQGTKFVIRLPK